The Vreelandella piezotolerans genomic interval AGAATACCGCTCATGTTGGCAATGGTCTGCTCCAGCGGCAAGTCTTTGCCTTCGATGTAGGTGCTGCTCCCTTCCGGCGCGCCCATCAGCAGCGCCTGGGCGTCCTCGTCGATGTTCTCGACCACCTCGATCTGAAATTCCGGGCCGGTCTGCACGACCTTCTTCACCGTGCAGCGGTCAATGGAGCGGAGGATGCCTTCGCGATCCTTTTCCGAGATATCTTCCGGCAGCTCGACCTGGATTTTGAAGATCTGCTTGTAGCGGTTTTCCGGGTCGACGATATTGTTCTGCGACAGGCGAATGTTCTCGGTGGGAATATTGCGCGCGTTGCAGTACACCTTGACGAAGTAAGCGGCACACATGGCCGACGAGGCCAGGAAGTAGTCGAACGGGCCGGGGGCCGAGCCGTCGCCCTTATAGCGAATCGGCTGGTCGGAGATGACCGTAAAATCGTCGAACCTGGACTCCAGGCGGAGGTTGTCGAGGTAGTTAACTTTGATTTCCATGGGCGGGCGTCCAGAATAATGAGTGTGCCTGAGCGCCAACGCATCAGGCGAATGGCGGCCATTATCCAGTTTTTTGCCCGCCTCGTCTTGGGCCACCGCCTAAATCACCGGCTGCCGTTATGTTACAATGGAAGTGTCGGCTATAGCAGCATCCTGGCGATCCGTTAAAGAGAGTAACGTCTTACTGCGCTTGCAACATACGCTCGGCCTCGGTGTCACTGATCCCTAGCATGAGTAGAATCTGGCGCTGTGTGGCGATCAACACCTGCTTGCGCTCTGCCTCGCTAGGTAGACTTTTCGCAATCGCCACGGCTCCCACTAGAGATGCCAATATTACCCGCGACTTATCCGCAATCGCGTTGCGATCAGCGGCAAAGGGAAGTTGTTTCAACTTGCTAAGCGCCATCAACCGCGTTTCGAGCATCTTTTTCATACTCATGTAAGACGCTTCGAACAGGGTGCGGATTTCGGCTTTTTCACTGCCTATTTCATTGAACAGCACCGCCTCGGGCCCAGGCTTATGCTTCGCTTCCAGCTCTTGGAGATTGCAGTAATTATCGACTAATTCGGTCAGGTGTTTTAACGAAAGAGGGCCTTTTACCAGTCTAGCGGCCCGACTGTTATCGATGGTCAGGCGTACGGATTCATGGTAGAGGGCCTCTTTTGACGCGAAATGGGCATAAAAGGCGCCGTGAGTCATCTTCGCCAGCTTCATGATCTGGCCAATCGATACCTTCTGAAACCCGTTGCGGCTGAATAGCTCGGTCGCCGACGCCAAAATGCGCTCTTTGGTTTTCGATTTATGGCTCTTGGGGTAAGGCATACTCACCTCATCGTGCGTCAGCTAAATATTATCTTGATCATATACTGCCCATTGCTAGGGTGACCACACTACTGATTCAGGAGTCACTTATGCAGTCACCTATTGTGATTACCGGCATGGGCATGGTCAGCCCGCTAGGCAACAGCGTCCATAAAAGCTGGCAGCGCCTGGTTGACGGCCAGTCTGGCATCAGCACCATTGACCGCTTCGATACCAGCAATATCCCGATCAAAATTGCTGGGACGGTACCAAGCATTCACCAGGACCCCAGCGGCGGCGTTGACTTGAGTGCCATCGCCGCCCCCAAAGAGCAGCGCAAAATGGACCTGTTCAGCCTGTACGCGTTAGCAGCCGCCCAAGAGGCACTGTCGCAGGCCGATTGGTTCCCCGTCGAGCAGTCGCAAAAACGCCGAACGGCTACCATCATTGGCTCTGGTATTGGCGGGTTTCCTACCATCACACAAGCACAAAGGACACTTGTCGAGCGCGGCTATCGTAAAATCACCCCCTTCACGGTGCCCGCATTTCTAGCCAATTTGGCCGCTGGTAATCTCTCCATTCGCTATGGATTTCAAGGCCCGCTGGGGTGCCCAGTAACGGCTTGCGCAGCAGGACTACAGGCGATTGGAGACGGCATGCGCATCATCCGCAATGGCGAAGCCGATGTCGCCCTCGTCGGCGGGGCCGAAGCGTGCATCGACCCGCTTTCACTCGCCAGCTTCAACGCTTTAAAGGCCGTTTCCACAGAGGCAGACGCACCGGAGCGTGCCTCCAGACCGTTTGATAACGCCCGTAACGGTTTCGTCATGGGAGAAGGCGCTGGCGTCATGGTGATCGAAACCCTTGACCATGCGATGGCACGGGGCGCCACGCCTTTAGCAGTGATTAGCGGTTACGGTACCAGCGCGGACGCCTACCATCTGACGGCAGGTCCAAAAGATGGATCTGGCGCAGCCGCCGCGATCCAAGCGGCGCTAGGGATGGCCAAACTAGATCCTGATGCGATTGACCATATCAATGCCCACGCCACCTCCACACCCGTTGGCGACCGGGCTGAAATAGCGTCATTGCGCAACGTATTCGGTGAGCGCTTGCCCGCTATTCCCATATCGGCAACGAAAGCCGCCACAGGCCACTTGTTGGGCGCAGCCGGCGGCATAGAGAGTATTTTTTCCGTACTGGCACTCCGGCATCAGCAACTCCCGCCCACCATTAACCTGGAGGCGTGCGACGAGGATATGCAGGATTTGACCTTCGTCACGTCGGCGCATCAGCACGCCACTCAGCATGTATTGTGCAACGGGTTTGGTTTTGGTGGCGTCAATGCGGCACTGATCGTCAGCAGCATGGAACGTTAAGAGTAGCGCTAGCAGAACCGACGCGATGTTCAGTGCTGCTGGCGCCTAATGTCATTCATCCTGGTGTAGAAACGACAGCGCTTCTTCCAGCAGCAGGTCAGGAGCCTCCTCGGCAATGTAGTGCCCGCAGGGCAGCGCCTTGCCCTCTACCTGCGTCGCTACCTTGCGCCATTCAGCCAAGGCATCGAAGCAGGCTTCAATCGCCCCTTCGGCACCCCACATCACGTTGATCGGGCAGGAGAGTTTTACCCCCGCGTCAATATCCGCCTGGTCGTGCTCCAAGTCGATGGTGGCGCTGGCGCGGTAGTCGCCGCAGATACCGGTGGCCGTGCCGGGAAGCGAGAGGCAGCGCTCGTACTCCGCCAGCGCTGCTGGGGCGAAGGGCGCCATGCCCGCGCTGCGGGCGCCCATCACGCTTTGTAGATACTGAGCGGGGTCGGCTTGAATCAGCATTTCTGGCAGTGGCTGAGGGCGAATCAGAAAGAACCAGTGCCAGTAGCTGCGTGCGAACGCTTCATTCGTGCCGCGATACATCGCCAGCGTCGGGGCGATATCTAACAGCACCATCCGCTCGACCCGCTCGGCGTGATCAACGCCTAAACGATGCGCCACCCGCGCGCCACGGTCGTGGGCCAGTACTTTAAACCGCTCAAACCCAAGCGCGCTCATCAATTCAGCCATATCGGCGGCCATGGTGCGCTTGGCGTAATTGAGGTGCTCGGGGTCGTCGTCGGGTTTGCTGCTATCGCCATAGCCGCGCAGGTCGGCGGCAATCACCGTGAAGTGCTGGGCAAGCGTATCCACTACCTTGTGCCAAATCACATGGGTCTGCGGATGGCCGTGAAGCAGCAGCAACGCTGGGCCGCTTCCTCCTACCCGATAGGCAATCTCGACGCCATTGACGCGGCGTGTCTGCTTCTCGAAATGTTCGAACACTCGCTCACCTCCCCCATTCAGCGTGGCGCCCCTTTCCATGGGCGGAAAGTCCGTACAAAGCATTGCACTCGCTGGCGCAAGGCGGCACATTAGCCGCACCGCCACCGCCCAAGAGCTCCGAGTCACGCCCATGCACGATGAATTTGTGGCCAATTTGCGCCTGCTGTGCAGCTACTATCCCTCGATTGCCGACGTGTGCCGTCGTCTACCGATCAATCGGGCACAGTTCAATCGCTACCTCAGCGGACGTTACTATCCCAGCCATGCGGCGCTCCAGCGGATCTGCCACT includes:
- a CDS encoding alpha/beta fold hydrolase, which produces MFEHFEKQTRRVNGVEIAYRVGGSGPALLLLHGHPQTHVIWHKVVDTLAQHFTVIAADLRGYGDSSKPDDDPEHLNYAKRTMAADMAELMSALGFERFKVLAHDRGARVAHRLGVDHAERVERMVLLDIAPTLAMYRGTNEAFARSYWHWFFLIRPQPLPEMLIQADPAQYLQSVMGARSAGMAPFAPAALAEYERCLSLPGTATGICGDYRASATIDLEHDQADIDAGVKLSCPINVMWGAEGAIEACFDALAEWRKVATQVEGKALPCGHYIAEEAPDLLLEEALSFLHQDE
- the fabF gene encoding beta-ketoacyl-ACP synthase II, with product MQSPIVITGMGMVSPLGNSVHKSWQRLVDGQSGISTIDRFDTSNIPIKIAGTVPSIHQDPSGGVDLSAIAAPKEQRKMDLFSLYALAAAQEALSQADWFPVEQSQKRRTATIIGSGIGGFPTITQAQRTLVERGYRKITPFTVPAFLANLAAGNLSIRYGFQGPLGCPVTACAAGLQAIGDGMRIIRNGEADVALVGGAEACIDPLSLASFNALKAVSTEADAPERASRPFDNARNGFVMGEGAGVMVIETLDHAMARGATPLAVISGYGTSADAYHLTAGPKDGSGAAAAIQAALGMAKLDPDAIDHINAHATSTPVGDRAEIASLRNVFGERLPAIPISATKAATGHLLGAAGGIESIFSVLALRHQQLPPTINLEACDEDMQDLTFVTSAHQHATQHVLCNGFGFGGVNAALIVSSMER
- a CDS encoding TetR/AcrR family transcriptional regulator, whose amino-acid sequence is MPYPKSHKSKTKERILASATELFSRNGFQKVSIGQIMKLAKMTHGAFYAHFASKEALYHESVRLTIDNSRAARLVKGPLSLKHLTELVDNYCNLQELEAKHKPGPEAVLFNEIGSEKAEIRTLFEASYMSMKKMLETRLMALSKLKQLPFAADRNAIADKSRVILASLVGAVAIAKSLPSEAERKQVLIATQRQILLMLGISDTEAERMLQAQ